The following is a genomic window from Nguyenibacter vanlangensis.
CCCAGGCCGGTTACGTAGCTCAGTTGGCTGGACGTGATCCCCTGGCCGTCGGCCGTGCCGCCGGACAGCAGGTTCACGCCGTTGAACGTCGCGTTGCGGGCAATGGTGTCGATCTGCTGGAGAAGACCCGTGATCTGCGTGCCGATCTGCCCCAGAGAGGCAGGCGTGCCCTCATTGTTGCCCACCGACGTCACGGCGTGCTGGACCTGCTGCAGCACGCTGATGATCTGGTTCGCGGCGCTGTCCGTCGAGCTGACGGTCTGCGAGGCAAAGGTCAGGCCGTTATTCACGGCGGTCTGGCCGGAAATGTTGCCCGACATCTGCTGCGCGATGCCATAGGCCGCGGCATCGTCGGCGGCCGAGGACACCTGCAGGCCGGTCGAGACCACGTTTTCCGTCTGGCTCAGGCTGGTCGACGTCGCATCGAGAGTTTCGATGGCGATCATGGCCGAGGTGTTGGTGTTGATCGAAAGGCTCACGGTGTTTTCTCCATGCTGACTCGTGCCGATGTCGCACCAGTTCCAGGCCAGACAATCGGCAAACGGCTAAGAGAAGGTTACCAGCTCTGTCGACACGTATGTTTTTTCGCGTTGTGCCGCGGCCGGATCGTGGCGCCGGAACGCCCGTCGAACGCCCGCCGAGCGACGTGATCCCGCGGCCCCAACTGGTCAGGGTTCCGGGTGTGTAGTAGTGTTTACTGGACCAGTGGCCGATATCGGGCATCATGGCCGGTATCGTACGCGGCGGACTCCAGACGGTAACATCATGATTCATCCTGCGATCAAAGCCTATCAGAGCATCAGCGGCTCTTCCCTGTCGGGCAGAGAGGCCGAGGCCGCATGCTTCAGAATGCTCATCGACGAACTCGAGACCGCGTCGCTGAGTTCCGATGTCGCCGTTCGCCGCCTGGCATTGTCCCGGCATCAGCGTTTCTGGTCCATGATCATGCAGGCGAACGCCCTGGATAACGGTCTTACGCCCGAGGAAGACCGCAGGCTTTTCGTCAGGCTGGCGGACCAGGCCCAGAGATACGGAATCAGGGCGATATTATATTCCGACGTGTCCCTGGCCCCCCTGATCGAGATCGCGGAAAATGTCCTGGCCGGCCTCGAGGCCGTCTCGGATAGCGATGCAATAGGCGCCGATCCGCTCGCCGCGTTCTGACGGAAGCGGGCGGTGGCGGAAGCGGGCGGTGGGATCGGCACCGCAGAGAGAGTGTCACGGTCATGAAGAATCCGGATGCCGGAGCGGGTGGCGCGTCGCCGCGGTCGATCGCGGACAGGCTTGCCTTCCTCAGGATCGGCAACAGGGAAAGCCGCATCCTCTCGGACATGCGCTCCGGCCTGGGCGATGTCCTGCAAGCCAGCCTCGATGATTTCTACGACCGGGTGAAGCAGACGCCCGAACTGGCGCGCTTCTTTCAGGGCGACCACCAGATGGACGTGGCCCGGTCGCATCAATTGGCCCACTGGAACACGATTCTTTCGGGCCGGTTCGGCCCCGACTATGTTCAGGCCGTCACGCGAATCGGCGGGACCCATGCCGTGATCGGGCTCGAACCGCGCTGGTATCTGGCCGGATATGCGGTTCTGCTCGACGGCATCGTCCGCCGGATGATCGACGCGGAGTTTTCGCGCCGCCCGCGCGGCCAGGCCGCCTTCTCCCGGTTGTTCGGCCGACCATCACCCGCCGCCGAACCACAGGACGCCGCGCTGCTGGGGGAGAAGATCGGCACGCTCATCCGCGTGGCGATGCTGGACATGGATCTCGCACTCTCCACCTATCTGCTCCGCCTGGAAGAGACGAACCGCAAGGCCGAGCGCGAACAGGCCGCGCTGGGCGAAATCGCACGGGCCCTGGAACAGGTGGCCGGCGGTGACCTGTCGACGACGCTCGACCGGACGGTCATGGAAAAATCGCCCCTCCTGGCATCCGTCTTCGCCAGGCTCAAGGACGGGCTGGGGGGAATCGCTTCGGAAATCCGCCGGGCATCCGCCCTGGTTCGGGAATCCGCGGCGTCGATCAGCAAGGACAGTGCGCGCATCCTCAGCCAGAGCGACGCGCAGGTCGGCTCGATCCGCAGGATTACCGGCGCCACGGCCGCGCTGGAGGAGTCGCTGTCCGACGTCGCCGAGCAGACCGAAGCGGCCGGCGTGGCCGTCAGGACCTGTGTGGCCGCGGCCGCCCTCGGGGATGGAAATATCCGTAGGGTGCGCGAAACGATGACGGATATCCGGCAGGCGGGCGAGACCATTTCCGAGCTTGTCGGCACGATTCAGGATATCGCGGTCCAGACGAATCTGCTCGCGCTCAACGCCAATGTCGAGGCCTCCCGCGCCGGAAGCGCCGGGCGCGGTTTTGCCGTCGTGGCGACCGCGATCCGCGAATTGTCGGCCAAGACCACCGAGGCGGCACGACAGATCGCGGCAAGCGCGCGCCAAAGCGAAACCGTGATCCGCAACGGCGACAGGGCGGTCAGCCAGATGACGGACGCATTGCGGGAGATCGGGACCAGCATCACGGTGGTCCGGGACGCCGTTGCCCGAATCAATACCGAAATCGGGAATCAGGAGAACAGCGTCCGCAGCACCCATCGCGAGGCCGCCGAACTGCGCGACATTTCCGAAAAGACATCCGCTATGACAAGGCATGCATCGGACGATTGCACGGCGCTGACGCAGCGGTCGGACAAGATGATGGAACTGGTCAGCAATTTCCGGCTGACCTGATGCGGCCCCGGGGCAACCGGCACTGCCCTCGGTCCGGACAGGCTTTCAGAACAGGTCGATCGTCCCGGCGGGCAGTGATCCGTCCGGTGCGTGCGTCCCTTTCAGGGCCCGCACGACTGCCCCGAGCGTAACCCCGTCATACAGACGGGCCACACTGACGCCGTCCGCCGGCCCGGGGTGGGGAAGGGATATCAGGTTTCTCAGAACCGTCGTCACGGCCGCGACCGTCTGTGTCGCGACGTCCAGCTTCTGAAGCCTGCCCATGTCCGCATCGCTCAGCGCCAGGCCCCTGACACATGTCTCGACGGCCTGCTGGGCGTGAACGAGATCTTCACAGGCCGCGTCCAGAAGACACGCCATTCTCGCCACGGCCTCATGCATCGTAATGTTCGGGGTGACGTCCGGGGTGGTGTGTGTAGCGGAATCTGTTTCCATCTTCAGTCTTTCTCCGCGCCCTGACGGTCAGAACAGTTCGACGCCCGAGCCGGCTTCCCGCGCCCATTTCCGTTCGGCTTCGGCCTCTCGCCGGCTGTACGCTTCTTCCTGATGCCCGACAGTCCTGGCATCGTGGACCAGGTTCTGCTGCGCCCGTCCGGTCGCGGGCCAGAACCGGACCCGCCGGGCCTGGCTGCCGCCCAGGCTGTGCGAAACGCAATGCAGCCCTTCTTCCGCCAGATATCGCAGGACGAAGCGGCTGTTCTCCTGCCCGATATGCCCCAGCGACGGAATGATGGCCGCGCCGCCGAATGCCTTGCATTGCAGCCGATCGAGGCTCCCGCCTGCTTTGAGAATCCCGTTGACGAGTTTCTCCATCGCATTGACGCCGAAACGCATGGCCGTTCCGCCATGGCCGTCATCTCCATCGGGCAGCAGAAAATGGTTCATGCCGCCGACGCCGGCCACCGGATCGAACATGCAGACCGAGACGCACGAGCCGAGAAGGGTAACCAGAAGAGTCGACGGATCGTCCGAGACGACCACTTCGCCCTGTACGACCGTCGTGATTGTCGATATGTCCGTCACGTTATGGGCCCGAACACCTTTTCAAGCACCTCCCGCAGTTTTGCGACGGTATAAGGCTTGGCAAGAAAATTATTGACCCCGGCCTTGACGGCTTCCTGAACGAGGTCCCGGCTGGCCTCGCTGGTCAGGATGATGAACGCGACTTTCTGCGTCTTCGGGTTGCCGCGGACGGCACGCAGCAGCGCCAGCCCGTCCATGACGGGCATGTTGAAGTCGGAAATCACGAGATGCGTCGGATTCTGGTCGAGATATTCGACGGCTTCCCTGCCGTCCTTCCTCTGCGCGATGTGCGCGAAGCCGATCTGCATCAGGCTGTTGGCCAGAATCTGCCGGATGGACGATTGGTCGTCAACGATCAGCGCCCTGATCTGTGAAGCCGCTGGCATAGTCTCCTCCTCATTTCCCATCCAGATCCGGCCAGTCCGCCGGCGTCGATCGCGATCTACGGTTGCCCGGTGCCGAAGCCCCGTCCGATCGGCCGGACACGGCGCGGACGGACAGGCCAAGGCAACGAGACAGAGAGATACCAGTAAGCCAATGGAATCGGGCGTCGTCCTGGGGTCATGTCAGCGCGCGGGCCGTCATGGCGGCGGCACTGATCTGGTCAAGAGAGACGATCCGGGACGCCGCCCCGATTTCGGCGGCGACCCGCGGCATTCCATAGACGACCGAAGACGCCTTGTCTTGCGCAATCGTCTGGGCTCCGGCCCGGTGCATGGCCAGGAGACCTGCCGCGCCATCCTGCCCCATGCCGGTCAGGATAATGCCCAGCGCATCACTGCCGACCTGCTTCGCAATGGAATCGAACAGAACGTCGACAGACGGGCAGTGACCGTTCACCGGCGCCGATTTCAGGAACGTCGTCATGCATCGGCCGTCGCGCCGTTCCACGGCCACGTGCCGGTCGCCTCCCGGCGCAATCCTGACGCAGCCCGGGGCCAGTATTTCGCCATCCCTGGCCTCGCAGATGGACAGCGCCTCGATCTTCTGGTCCAGCCTCTTGGCGAAACTGGCGGTAAACAAAGCCGGCATATGTTGGCAGACGATGATCGGGGGGCTCTGTCGCGGAAAACCCGCAAGCACCAGCTCCAGCGCCTCCACCCCGCCCGTCGAGGCCCCGATCGCCACCAGTTCGAACCAATGGGCCCAGCTTTTCTGCACGTCCGGCACGCTGTTCGGATCGCGGCGCCGCGGCTTGGCGGCAGGATCGGATTGCGCGGCCAGCCGAACGAGACGCGCCAGGCCCGCAAACGC
Proteins encoded in this region:
- a CDS encoding flagellar biosynthesis regulator FlaF produces the protein MIHPAIKAYQSISGSSLSGREAEAACFRMLIDELETASLSSDVAVRRLALSRHQRFWSMIMQANALDNGLTPEEDRRLFVRLADQAQRYGIRAILYSDVSLAPLIEIAENVLAGLEAVSDSDAIGADPLAAF
- a CDS encoding globin-coupled sensor protein translates to MKNPDAGAGGASPRSIADRLAFLRIGNRESRILSDMRSGLGDVLQASLDDFYDRVKQTPELARFFQGDHQMDVARSHQLAHWNTILSGRFGPDYVQAVTRIGGTHAVIGLEPRWYLAGYAVLLDGIVRRMIDAEFSRRPRGQAAFSRLFGRPSPAAEPQDAALLGEKIGTLIRVAMLDMDLALSTYLLRLEETNRKAEREQAALGEIARALEQVAGGDLSTTLDRTVMEKSPLLASVFARLKDGLGGIASEIRRASALVRESAASISKDSARILSQSDAQVGSIRRITGATAALEESLSDVAEQTEAAGVAVRTCVAAAALGDGNIRRVRETMTDIRQAGETISELVGTIQDIAVQTNLLALNANVEASRAGSAGRGFAVVATAIRELSAKTTEAARQIAASARQSETVIRNGDRAVSQMTDALREIGTSITVVRDAVARINTEIGNQENSVRSTHREAAELRDISEKTSAMTRHASDDCTALTQRSDKMMELVSNFRLT
- a CDS encoding chemotaxis protein CheD — translated: MTDISTITTVVQGEVVVSDDPSTLLVTLLGSCVSVCMFDPVAGVGGMNHFLLPDGDDGHGGTAMRFGVNAMEKLVNGILKAGGSLDRLQCKAFGGAAIIPSLGHIGQENSRFVLRYLAEEGLHCVSHSLGGSQARRVRFWPATGRAQQNLVHDARTVGHQEEAYSRREAEAERKWAREAGSGVELF
- a CDS encoding response regulator; translated protein: MPAASQIRALIVDDQSSIRQILANSLMQIGFAHIAQRKDGREAVEYLDQNPTHLVISDFNMPVMDGLALLRAVRGNPKTQKVAFIILTSEASRDLVQEAVKAGVNNFLAKPYTVAKLREVLEKVFGPIT
- a CDS encoding chemotaxis response regulator protein-glutamate methylesterase, translating into MEKPVRVLVVDDSRTIRALIRRSFEQYPDIVICGEAANPIEARDLIIKDQPDVITLDVEMPGMNGLQFLDKIMRLRPIPVVMVSSLTARGADTAITALQMGAFDCFAKPASVVGTDAFAGLARLVRLAAQSDPAAKPRRRDPNSVPDVQKSWAHWFELVAIGASTGGVEALELVLAGFPRQSPPIIVCQHMPALFTASFAKRLDQKIEALSICEARDGEILAPGCVRIAPGGDRHVAVERRDGRCMTTFLKSAPVNGHCPSVDVLFDSIAKQVGSDALGIILTGMGQDGAAGLLAMHRAGAQTIAQDKASSVVYGMPRVAAEIGAASRIVSLDQISAAAMTARALT